The Polynucleobacter sp. MWH-UH2A DNA segment TTTCATTAGTTTTGAAGGCATTGATGGTGCCGGAAAAAGCACGCACATCGATCGCTTTTGCAAGCTAATGCAAGATCGATACCCTGATCGAGAAGTAGTTGTCACGCGCGAGCCTGGTGGGACAGCTCTAGGTGAGCAATTACGAAGTTTGTTGCTTGATGCACCCATGAATATCGAAACAGAAGCATTACTTATGTTTGCGGCAAGACGTGAGCATATTGCGCAGATTATTGAACCAGCATTAAAAGCAGGAAAAATAGTGATCTCTGACCGCTTTACTGACGCCAGCTTTGCATATCAAGGAGGGGGGCGTGGGTTAAGCATCGCCAAATTGAATGACCTTGAGCGCTGGGTTCAGGGCCAAGCAGATGGCTCGCTACTGCAGCCAAATTTAACCATATTGTTTGATTTGCCTGGTGAGGTTGCGGAAGCCCGACGCTCAAAAGTTCGTGCGCCGGATAAATTTGAAAAAATGGATTTAAATTTTTTTGATAAGGTTCGTCAGGAGTATTTGAGGCGCGCCAATGAAAATCCCAAGAGATTTCATTTAGTGGATGCGACCCAGACTCCCGAGGCTATATGGAACGGCTTGGAGCGCCTGGATATAGAGTTGAAATGAACGATTTGATGTTTCCTCCAGAGCAGCATGAGAGCAATATTGCGCCATGGCTCAAAACACTGTGGTGTAGCTTAGATTTTGAGCGTTTTCCGAATGCCATTTTGATACATGGGCAATCAGGTGTTGGTAAATTTGCATTCGCTGTAGAGCTTGCCAAGGCATTGCTATGCGAATCCCCGTATTCAGCAGAAAAGCCCTGCAATCAATGCGATGGGTGTCACTGGTTTAGCACGGGAAATCATCCTGACTTTACGCCTTTAGTCCCCGAAACCCATCGTAAATTACTCCCACAAGCGGATTACGAATCTGATGAACCCGCTAAAAAGTCCCGCACTTCTCGAGGCGAGGACGATGCAGAGCCCAGCGAGAAAAAAGAGAGGAAGAATATTTCCATAGAAGAGACACGCAGCGCTATAGAGAGTCTCTCTATAGGGTCTCATCGAGGCGGAAACCGAGTCATTTTGATATACCCCCTGGAGATGCTTCGTTCTGATTCGGCCAATACGCTTCTTAAATCACTAGAGGAGCCACCCGAAAAAACGATATTCATCTTGCTGGCCGATAGAGTGGATCGCGTTCTGCCCACTATTCGATCACGCTGCAGGCTATTAAGTGCCCCAAGGCCCGATCAAGCTGAGGGCTTAGCTTGGCTGAAAACTCAATTAGGCGCCATCCCTGAAATCAAGGTAGCTGATGGTGATGTTGAGGCGATTTACAACGAGCAGGGTGGGGCACCCTATGCGGTGCTTGAGTCTTTGATTGCAAGACACAACAAAGATGAAAAAGATGAACTCACTATGTCCATTGCCGCATCCAGAATACTGCTTCAGTCAATGGCACAAGGTGCTCGAATCAATTGGCTTGAAACGGCAGAGAAAGTTCATAAAGCTCAGTATGCATTTTTGTTGGCAACTATGCAGCGCTGGGTTTCTGATTTACAAATCGTGATTGAAGGCGGGGTGCCTCGATACTATCCAAAGCACATAAATACGCTTAAGGGCCTCTCGCAAACGGCGCAAACTCTCAAACTTCTTCAATTTTGGAAATCACTTGTCCAATCAAGAAGATCCGAAAACCATCCACTGGCTGCCCGCGTCCAATTGGAGGCCTTGCTCTCCCAATATCAGCAAGTTTTTGAAGCCTAAGCAGAATCCTGAATTACCCCCATACCGTCTAAAATGAGAGTCTATGTTTATTGATTCCCATTGCCACCTCGATTTTCCAGAGTTTAAAAATCGTCTACCTGAGGTTTTGGCGAATATGAAATCTGCTCAGGTGAGCCACGCGCTTTGTGTTTCTGTAGATATTCCGGACTTTCCCAATGTGTTGAAGCTGGCTCAAGAGAATGTGAATCTTTATGCTTCAGTTGGTGTACACCCTGATTACGAAGATACCCCTGAGCCTACGTTAGAGTTTTTGGTGGAAACCGCGTCCAAACATCCAAAAATCGTTGCCATAGGCGAAACAGGCCTTGATTACTATCGTATGGGTGATCGAAGCTACGAATCCATGAATTGGCAGCGAGACCGATTCAGAACCCATATTCAGGCCGCACGAAGAACAAAAAAGCCATTAATCATTCATACACGCTCAGCTTCAGTTGACACCATCAAGATCATGAAAGAAGAGGGCGCCGATCAAATCGGCGGGGTAATGCATTGCTTCACCGAAAGTTATGAGGTAGCTAAACAAGCTATGGAATTAGGTTTTTATATCTCTTTCTCGGGAATAGTGACATTTAAGAGTGCGAAAGACCTCCAGGAGACCTGCAGGCAGATCCCTCTAGATCGAATGCTGATTGAAACGGATTCTCCTTATTTGGCGCCCATTCCGCATCGCGGCAAAACGAATGAACCCGCTTGGGTATCAAAAGTGGGTGAATTTGTAGCAGATCTAAAGGGGGTTTCAGTGGAGACACTTGCAGAGCAAACTTCAATTAATTTTAATCAATGTTTTCATATAGATGGAAGCCTTTAATAATGTATTTACTTAGAAATAAATCCCTGTGTTTTGGACTCCTTATTGCCATTTCCAGCTTTCAAATAGGCGCACAAACAAATGATCAGGCTGAAGATTTTGCTAAGGCGGCTAGGTTTGATGACGTTTCTGAGGTCAAAACCCTTATTTCTAAAGGTGTTAGCCCAAATACAGTTGATGCAAAGGGTAATCCTATGCTTGTTTTGGCCATCAAAGATAGGTCTACCAAAGTGACTGAGTTATTGCTTCAGAATCGCAATATTGACGTTGATTTGTCAAATAAGTATGGCGAAACACCTCTCATGATGGCTTCAATTGAGGGAGACTTGCCTATAGTGAAAACTCTCGTCTTACAGAACAAGGCTCGCATAGATCATATCGGCTGGACTCCATTGCATTATGCTTGTGCCAAGGGGAATCTAGATGTCGCCAAGTTCCTGGTGGCAAACGGTGCTGTAGTCGACTCCAACGCGTTAAATGGGACAACACCCTTGATGATGGCCGTTCAGTCAGGTAATGAGGATCTCATTCGTTTCCTATTGGAAAATGGCGCAGATATTCGATTGCGCAATACTCAAGGATTCTCAGCAATTGATATCGCCGAAATCTACGACAAACCTTGGATTGCTGATGGACTCAAATCACGCTGGCAAAAGCTATACAAACAGCCATATCCTGGACCTCAGAAGCAACTCTCTACGAAATCCTCATAAATAATATTTGCGTATAATCATTATTATGTCAAATAAGATATTTATGTCGGAATACCTCTAGCCAATGACCATGTTTAGCTTTATTCAAAATACAGACCTTCCAAGCTTTGCTACCCTGTTCAACGAAATCAATTTGGATATGGGCAATGGGCAGATCTGGGTTGTGGTGATGTTGGCTTGCCTGATGCTGGCAATCCATGCAATAGCAGTGTTAGGTATTGCTGGAGCATTTCACGCCATTGATGATGTCATGACAAGACGCCGGATCTATGGCGCTAGTTTTCTGTCGTATTTCATTGCAATCTTGCTAGTAATCGCAATTCATTTAGCCGAAATCGTTGTTTGGGCCTATATTTGTGTCGCACTTAAGGTATTTCCTACCAATCCGCAGACTTTTTACTTTGCCGGTGAAATGTATACAACCGTTGGTTATGGCGACTATAAACTCACCGAGCAATGGCGAATATTGCCCATCATTATTTCCTTTTCAGGGATATTTGCGGTATCGATGTCGGGTGCAGCTCTTTACACCATGATGGGCGCATTATTGGGCCATAACCGTCAGAATCAGAACCCAAAGTCAGGCTCAGGATTCTAGAGTTGCCGATTGGTCGCCACCGGATTCTTTTGCTTAAAGACCAACTCAAGTATTCGTCCATTTGCTTCTAGAGAACGAATGCGACCAGGAAGCCATTCAAGATCCTTAGCCAGCCATATATCTACTTGGCGTTTATAAGGATCATTTTCTCTTTGCATTAATGCATAATGCCGATTAACGGACTTACCTAGACTGGGTATATCTTCGTTGTTTGCTTCACCGTAGCTTTTGAAATGCCATTGATCTAGCGTGTTGTAATCGACCACTGGTATAGAACGAATCGTGCCTGGATCGTCTATTTTGGCGTCCCCATTAAGTAATGATGCCAACTGAAACATGAGGCTAAAGCGATCCTGGGTACCAGGAACAATGCTAGGTGTGAATTCCGGTTTCTCAGAAAAAAACATCTGCCCTCCTCCACTACCATCTCGATCAAAGCGTGAATAGCGTGGCGCCTTAGTACCACGTTGCGTCCAATATATAGCGGGAGCGATTCCAAATAAATCAACAGCTCCTCTAGATTCAAAGACGAACGGACCCACAAATGCATACGGTATGTTGATATGAAGGCGATAAGAATTGCCATCTACAACCCAATCAATCTCACCAGTTTGCAACTTCTGCCCATCAACAAAGGAGTCGTAATAAAGGGTCCCGGATTCTGGGAGTTTGAACAGAACACCGGGTTGATTTAGTGATCCAGATTGCGTGTTCGAGCTTAGTGATGAGTCATTCTCTAAGCTACTAGCTCTATTCGTTTTTGGGGGGTTTTGTTTTGGGGCTTTGGCTATTTGGATTTGTTTCGGAGGTTCGGTTTTTAATTCTGATCTGATGATTAAATCTTCTGAGGGATCTGGATTTCCTCCAAAGGTAATGAAGGGTAATCCGAAAAATAAAATGAAGTGACCCAATATGGATAAGAGCAAAGCAATCGAGAAAATGCGCAAGGAATGATTGCGAAGGGATGTACTCATAAAAACATTCATGCTGGACTGCGATACTAGCAAAGAATCGGCTCTAAATCAGAGCTTCAAGTAGACGACTATTTTTTGGGAGATTAGCAGCTAAAAAGTCCATTTGATCCGCCAAGATATTGCGTCCTTTCAGAATCATGTCCTCATAAAGGCTAGGCAAATAAGGCGTATACAGCAGACTCATTCCCGCTTGTTCGGGCGTTCGATTGCCTTTCCGCTGGTTGCATGGTCTACAGGAAATAACTAGATTCATCCAAGAGTATTTTCCACCCCTACTATTTGGAATAATGTGCTCTGCTTCCGCGCCACTCTCATGAATGGAGTCACCGCAATATGCGCAGAGCCCCCGATCACGTTTGAAAAGTTTGTGTTTAGTAATTACCGGAACTACATCGAAAAGATTAATTTTGGAGCTGCCTTTAACAGCAATGATGGAATGGAGTTCAATAATAGATTGTGTGCCGCTACTGCGAGAGATGCCGCCACGCATTCGCATGATGGGATCACCTAAAGTCCAAAGAACGCTGCTCTCTGCATAATGCTTAGTAGCTTCTTCTGCATTCACCCAGCCTTGGGGAATTCCACCAGCGTCTAATTTCAAGATGCTCAGCACAATCTCTCCTTTCCAGGCCGCCACCCTATCTATATGAAAGTGAAAACGGTCATTTTGCTCATATTACCGAATAAGCAAAAAGCAATCAAGAAAGAGCTAAGGCTGGGTTGAGATAAATTCCAGAACCCGCGGAAGGTGGTCCGCATAGTCGGCAATTCCATGGTCACTGCCATCCAGTACCAAGTGTTTTGCGCCAGGATAAAAGTGAACCATTTCTTGCCAATCCAAAAGCTCGTCGCCCTTTGCGGCAATTAAAAAGTAACGGGATGGATTGGTAATCTTTTCTACCTGCAATGCTTTGAGCTCGTCGATATATTCAGAGCGAAAATCAAAAGGCTCATCACTGTCATAAGCGGTCATCATGCCAACATGGGGTGCCAGTTCTCTGGCAGCCCGCACTGCTGGATTTAAAAGAACTGCCTTGCAATTATATTTTTCAGCGAGGTAATTTGCATAAAATCCGCCCAGTGAGGAGCCCACCACCACCATTTGATCAGCACCAGATTCCTGAATCTGTTTTTCAACCATCGCCATGCTTTCTTTTGGTGAAGCAAGCAATTGCGGGCAATACCATTGAATGGGATTGTCTAAGGTTGATATGGCATTAATTCCCTCGCCTGTCATTACTGCCTTACTAGAGCGAGGCGACGAGCGAAATCCGTGCAAATAAACTAATAATGTTTTACTCATAAGTACACTTCAATTAAGACTTCTGCCCCACTTCGAAATTCGCCATCATTTCTAGGGCCTTAACCATTGCAGAGTGGTCCCACCCTTTTCCACCATGTGCTGAACAAGAGTTAAATAGTTCTTGCGCTGTAGCGGTATTCGGTAAAGATACGCCAAGTGACTTAGCGCTATTAAGAGCCAAATTAAGATCCTTTTGATGAAGCTCAATACGAAAACCTGGGTCAAAGGTGCGCTTTACCATGCGCTCACCATGAACCTCTAAGATTTTTGAACCAGCAAAACCACCCATTAAAGCTTGGCGAACTTTAGTTGGATCAGCACCTGCTTTGGAAGCAAATAACAACGCTTCAGCGACTGCCTCAATATTAAGGGCAACAATAATTTGATTGGCAACTTTTGCCGTTTGTCCATCGCCATTACCGCCAACTAAATTGATATTCTTTCCCATCAGATCAAAAATAGGTTTGACCCTATTGAAAACGCCCTCATCACCTCCTACCATGATCGATAAGGTCGCATTCTTTGCGCCTACCTCTCCGCCAGATACGGGTGCATCGAGATAATCACAGCCAAGCGCATTGATTTTTTTAGCAAACTCTTTAGTGGCGATTGGGGAAATAGAGCTCATATCCACAACAACCTTCCCCTTGCTCAATCCAGCAGCCACACCATTGTCTCCAAACAGAACTTTTTCAACATCTGGTGTATCGGGGACCATTGTGAAAATGATGTCCGCATTCTGTGCAACTTCTTTTGGACTTGAGCACTGTTTTGCATTGGATTTCGCTAGCAACTCAGGAACTTTGCTGCGCGTGTTAATGAAGACAGCATGTCCAGCATTTACAAGATGGCTTGCCATTGGCGCCCCCATAATGCCAAGGCCAATAAATCCTAGTTTTAATTGATTACTCATGACGTCTCCGACTGTAGGTGTTTTATATATTAAGAAGTAAGTTGTTTTGTCCAGCCAAGACCTGCTTCAGTGGTAGTTGCGGGCTTGTATTCGCAGCCAATCCATCCCTTGTAGCCCATGCGGTCGAGATACGCGAAGAGGTAACGATAGTTAATCTCGCCAGTGCCTGGTTCATTGCGACCGGGATTGTCAGCAAGTTGAATGTGGGCAATACGTGGCAGATATTTTTGAATAGTATTTGCTAGCTCGCCTTCCATGCGTTGAGCATGATAAATATCGTATTGCAAATACAGGTTATCCGCACCCACATCATCCATGATTTCTATCGCTTGAGCAGTTCTAGATAAATAGAATCCGGGAATGTCGTAGGTATTGATTGGCTCGATTAGCAAGCGTAAATTTACCTTCTTTAATTCTGAGGCGGCAAAGCGTAGATTTTCAATAAAGGTAGCGCGCACAAGCTCGGGCTTAACGCCATCAGGAGTTTTTCCTGCCAAGCAATTTAGCTGGCTTACACCAAGGGTCTTGGCATATTCAATCGCCTTTGCAATTCCTTTGCGAAACTCTTCAACCCGATCTGGGTGACAGGCAATACCTCGTTCACCAGCATCCCAGTCCCCAGCTGGCAAATTATGCAGCACTAAATGCAAATGGTTTTTGCTCAGTTGATCTTTAATCTCTTGAGCGGAATGCGCATAAGGAAAAAGGAACTCAACAGCCTGAAAGCCTGCCTTTTCCGCCTTTTCAAAGCGCTCCAAAAATGGAACTTCATTAAAAAGCATGGTGAGATTGGCGGCAAACTGTGGCATTGGGTCCCTTTGATATACAGATTAAGCAAGAATCTTAACAAAGATAGAGATATTCATCCTGAGCCTAAATAAAGGTCCGTAATCACTGTTTTTGAATAAAATTGCGCTAATATTGTGAGCAAGATCGTTTACTTATAAGGAACAGAATGAATATTCAATTGATCAAAGCCTCCTTAGGGCTTATAGCGGCATCGACTATCTCAACTTTGGTTGTTGCGCAACCGAATGCAACTCCTGCAGCCAGCAAGCCAATGGTGATTGATGCTGCTGTCGTCGACAATAGTTACTCCCTATATGAAGGCGATGTTGTTAAGGTTGATAAAAAGACCCGCACTATCACCTTTAAGAATAAAGAAGGTGAATCTAAGTTTGTTGCAGGTCCTGAAATTACTAATTTCAATCAGATTAAAAAAGGCGATCACCTTAATGTGAATTATCAACTTGCAGTTGCCATTGAGTTGATAAAAACAAAAAGTGATGGTGTGCGTAGCAAGGTGGAGACCAACACAGTCACAAGCTCAAAGGCAAATGAAAAGCCATCTGAAACGATCGCAAATAAAACAACCATCGTTGCCGATATCGTTGAAGTGAATCGTGAAAAAAAGCTAGTGTCTGTTAAAGGGCCTAGCGGAAAAATCACGACTGTAACGGTTAAAAATCCTGCCCTGTTAGCTGACGTCAATGTTGGCGAGCAAGTGAAGGTGATCTATTACGACGCTATGGCTGCCTCGATTACTGCGCCTAAGAAGTAATTGAATGCGGTTATTGGTTGTTTGCTGTAAGGTATTAATTAGTTTAACCCTATCTACCCTGCTTCTGGCCTGCGCAAATTCAACAAGGTCAGGAGCAGTTGGTATTAATCGATCACAATTCTTGGCGGTATCAGCATCTGAAGTTGATCGCCTTTCTGCTGTTAGTTATAACGAGCAGAATCAAAAGGCTAAAGAAAAAAATATACTCGTTACATCTGGGCCAGCTTATGACAGACTCAAAGCCATTTCGAATCGTTTGATTTCTCAAACAAGCGTTTTTCGAGATGACACACAACAGTGGAATTGGCAGCTTGTTCTGATTGA contains these protein-coding regions:
- the tmk gene encoding dTMP kinase — protein: MNPGYFISFEGIDGAGKSTHIDRFCKLMQDRYPDREVVVTREPGGTALGEQLRSLLLDAPMNIETEALLMFAARREHIAQIIEPALKAGKIVISDRFTDASFAYQGGGRGLSIAKLNDLERWVQGQADGSLLQPNLTILFDLPGEVAEARRSKVRAPDKFEKMDLNFFDKVRQEYLRRANENPKRFHLVDATQTPEAIWNGLERLDIELK
- a CDS encoding DNA polymerase III subunit delta'; amino-acid sequence: MNDLMFPPEQHESNIAPWLKTLWCSLDFERFPNAILIHGQSGVGKFAFAVELAKALLCESPYSAEKPCNQCDGCHWFSTGNHPDFTPLVPETHRKLLPQADYESDEPAKKSRTSRGEDDAEPSEKKERKNISIEETRSAIESLSIGSHRGGNRVILIYPLEMLRSDSANTLLKSLEEPPEKTIFILLADRVDRVLPTIRSRCRLLSAPRPDQAEGLAWLKTQLGAIPEIKVADGDVEAIYNEQGGAPYAVLESLIARHNKDEKDELTMSIAASRILLQSMAQGARINWLETAEKVHKAQYAFLLATMQRWVSDLQIVIEGGVPRYYPKHINTLKGLSQTAQTLKLLQFWKSLVQSRRSENHPLAARVQLEALLSQYQQVFEA
- a CDS encoding TatD family hydrolase produces the protein MFIDSHCHLDFPEFKNRLPEVLANMKSAQVSHALCVSVDIPDFPNVLKLAQENVNLYASVGVHPDYEDTPEPTLEFLVETASKHPKIVAIGETGLDYYRMGDRSYESMNWQRDRFRTHIQAARRTKKPLIIHTRSASVDTIKIMKEEGADQIGGVMHCFTESYEVAKQAMELGFYISFSGIVTFKSAKDLQETCRQIPLDRMLIETDSPYLAPIPHRGKTNEPAWVSKVGEFVADLKGVSVETLAEQTSINFNQCFHIDGSL
- a CDS encoding ankyrin repeat domain-containing protein — encoded protein: MYLLRNKSLCFGLLIAISSFQIGAQTNDQAEDFAKAARFDDVSEVKTLISKGVSPNTVDAKGNPMLVLAIKDRSTKVTELLLQNRNIDVDLSNKYGETPLMMASIEGDLPIVKTLVLQNKARIDHIGWTPLHYACAKGNLDVAKFLVANGAVVDSNALNGTTPLMMAVQSGNEDLIRFLLENGADIRLRNTQGFSAIDIAEIYDKPWIADGLKSRWQKLYKQPYPGPQKQLSTKSS
- a CDS encoding ion channel — its product is MFSFIQNTDLPSFATLFNEINLDMGNGQIWVVVMLACLMLAIHAIAVLGIAGAFHAIDDVMTRRRIYGASFLSYFIAILLVIAIHLAEIVVWAYICVALKVFPTNPQTFYFAGEMYTTVGYGDYKLTEQWRILPIIISFSGIFAVSMSGAALYTMMGALLGHNRQNQNPKSGSGF
- a CDS encoding DUF3108 domain-containing protein, with the translated sequence MSTSLRNHSLRIFSIALLLSILGHFILFFGLPFITFGGNPDPSEDLIIRSELKTEPPKQIQIAKAPKQNPPKTNRASSLENDSSLSSNTQSGSLNQPGVLFKLPESGTLYYDSFVDGQKLQTGEIDWVVDGNSYRLHINIPYAFVGPFVFESRGAVDLFGIAPAIYWTQRGTKAPRYSRFDRDGSGGGQMFFSEKPEFTPSIVPGTQDRFSLMFQLASLLNGDAKIDDPGTIRSIPVVDYNTLDQWHFKSYGEANNEDIPSLGKSVNRHYALMQRENDPYKRQVDIWLAKDLEWLPGRIRSLEANGRILELVFKQKNPVATNRQL
- a CDS encoding HNH endonuclease; its protein translation is MLSILKLDAGGIPQGWVNAEEATKHYAESSVLWTLGDPIMRMRGGISRSSGTQSIIELHSIIAVKGSSKINLFDVVPVITKHKLFKRDRGLCAYCGDSIHESGAEAEHIIPNSRGGKYSWMNLVISCRPCNQRKGNRTPEQAGMSLLYTPYLPSLYEDMILKGRNILADQMDFLAANLPKNSRLLEALI
- a CDS encoding YqiA/YcfP family alpha/beta fold hydrolase, with amino-acid sequence MSKTLLVYLHGFRSSPRSSKAVMTGEGINAISTLDNPIQWYCPQLLASPKESMAMVEKQIQESGADQMVVVGSSLGGFYANYLAEKYNCKAVLLNPAVRAARELAPHVGMMTAYDSDEPFDFRSEYIDELKALQVEKITNPSRYFLIAAKGDELLDWQEMVHFYPGAKHLVLDGSDHGIADYADHLPRVLEFISTQP
- the glxR gene encoding 2-hydroxy-3-oxopropionate reductase; amino-acid sequence: MSNQLKLGFIGLGIMGAPMASHLVNAGHAVFINTRSKVPELLAKSNAKQCSSPKEVAQNADIIFTMVPDTPDVEKVLFGDNGVAAGLSKGKVVVDMSSISPIATKEFAKKINALGCDYLDAPVSGGEVGAKNATLSIMVGGDEGVFNRVKPIFDLMGKNINLVGGNGDGQTAKVANQIIVALNIEAVAEALLFASKAGADPTKVRQALMGGFAGSKILEVHGERMVKRTFDPGFRIELHQKDLNLALNSAKSLGVSLPNTATAQELFNSCSAHGGKGWDHSAMVKALEMMANFEVGQKS
- the hyi gene encoding hydroxypyruvate isomerase, giving the protein MPQFAANLTMLFNEVPFLERFEKAEKAGFQAVEFLFPYAHSAQEIKDQLSKNHLHLVLHNLPAGDWDAGERGIACHPDRVEEFRKGIAKAIEYAKTLGVSQLNCLAGKTPDGVKPELVRATFIENLRFAASELKKVNLRLLIEPINTYDIPGFYLSRTAQAIEIMDDVGADNLYLQYDIYHAQRMEGELANTIQKYLPRIAHIQLADNPGRNEPGTGEINYRYLFAYLDRMGYKGWIGCEYKPATTTEAGLGWTKQLTS